The proteins below come from a single Ruegeria sp. THAF33 genomic window:
- the pnp gene encoding polyribonucleotide nucleotidyltransferase produces MFDVTKKSMQWGEETLTLETGKVARQADGSVIATLGETSVMANVTFAKEQKPGQDFFPLTVHYQEKYYAAGKVPGGFFKREARPTEKETLTARLIDRPIRPLFVDGFKNEVLVMCTVLSHDLVNDPDIVAMIAASAALTISGAPFMGPIAGCRVGYTDGEYVLNPTVDDMQDLRLNPEQRLDLVVAGTKDAVMMVESEAYELSEAEMLGAVNFAHEQIQPVIDLIISLAEEAAKEPFDFQAPDYSELYAAVKAAGEEQMRAAFAITDKQERTAAVAAAREAIKEALTEEQLEDGNLGSAMKKLEAGILRGDVVRGGKRIDGRSTTDVRSIVAETSILPRTHGSALFTRGETQALAVTTLGTGDDEQFIDALHGNFKSNFLLHYNFPPYSVGEVGRVGSPGRREIGHGKLAWRALQAVLPAPTDFPYTIRVVSEITESNGSSSMASVCGGSLSMMDAGVPLKAPVAGVAMGLILEDDGEYAVLTDILGDEDHLGDMDFKVAGTENGITSLQMDIKVAGITPQIMETALAQAKEGRMHILGEMGKALSETNDFSVHAPRIETMNIPTDKIREVIGSGGKVIREIVEVSGAKVDINDDGVIKIASPDGESIKKAYDMIHSIVAEPEEGQIYTGKVVKIVDFGAFVNFFGKRDGLVHVSQIENRRLNHPSDVLKEGQEVKVKLLGFDDRGKVRLSMKVVDQETGEEIVPEKKEKKEENAE; encoded by the coding sequence ATGTTTGATGTAACGAAGAAATCGATGCAGTGGGGCGAGGAAACGCTTACACTGGAAACCGGCAAGGTTGCCCGTCAGGCTGACGGCAGCGTGATTGCCACCTTGGGCGAAACCAGCGTCATGGCCAACGTGACCTTCGCCAAGGAACAGAAGCCCGGTCAGGACTTTTTCCCGCTGACCGTGCATTACCAAGAGAAATACTATGCCGCCGGCAAGGTTCCGGGTGGCTTCTTCAAGCGCGAAGCGCGCCCGACCGAGAAAGAGACGCTGACCGCGCGTCTGATCGACCGTCCGATCCGTCCGTTGTTTGTTGACGGCTTCAAAAACGAAGTCCTGGTGATGTGTACCGTGCTGAGCCACGATCTGGTCAACGATCCCGACATCGTTGCGATGATTGCTGCTTCGGCTGCTCTGACCATCTCGGGCGCGCCGTTCATGGGCCCGATCGCGGGCTGCCGCGTGGGATACACCGACGGTGAATATGTCCTGAACCCAACCGTGGACGACATGCAGGACCTGCGCCTGAACCCCGAACAGCGTCTGGACCTGGTTGTGGCCGGCACCAAAGACGCCGTGATGATGGTGGAATCGGAAGCGTACGAACTGTCCGAAGCGGAAATGCTGGGTGCGGTGAACTTTGCGCATGAGCAGATCCAACCGGTCATCGACCTGATCATCTCGCTGGCGGAAGAAGCCGCGAAAGAGCCGTTTGACTTCCAGGCGCCGGATTACTCCGAGCTTTATGCCGCCGTTAAGGCCGCCGGTGAAGAACAGATGCGCGCCGCCTTCGCGATCACCGACAAGCAAGAGCGCACCGCCGCCGTTGCCGCCGCCCGCGAAGCGATCAAAGAGGCGCTGACCGAAGAGCAGCTGGAAGACGGCAACCTCGGTTCCGCGATGAAAAAGCTGGAAGCCGGCATTCTGCGCGGCGACGTCGTCAGGGGCGGCAAGCGGATCGACGGTCGTTCGACCACCGATGTCCGCTCGATCGTTGCGGAAACCTCGATTCTGCCCCGGACCCACGGTTCTGCCCTGTTCACCCGTGGTGAAACACAGGCGCTGGCCGTGACCACGCTGGGCACCGGTGACGATGAGCAGTTCATCGACGCGCTGCATGGCAACTTCAAATCGAACTTCCTGCTGCACTACAACTTCCCCCCGTATTCGGTGGGTGAAGTTGGCCGCGTTGGTTCGCCCGGCCGTCGCGAGATCGGCCACGGCAAACTGGCATGGCGCGCGCTTCAGGCGGTTCTGCCTGCGCCGACCGATTTCCCCTACACCATCCGCGTGGTGTCCGAGATCACTGAATCCAACGGCTCGTCCTCGATGGCCTCTGTCTGCGGCGGTTCGCTGTCGATGATGGATGCGGGTGTTCCGCTGAAAGCGCCGGTTGCCGGTGTGGCCATGGGTCTGATCCTGGAAGATGACGGTGAATACGCTGTTCTGACCGACATCCTGGGTGACGAAGACCACCTCGGCGACATGGACTTCAAGGTTGCGGGCACCGAAAACGGCATCACCTCGCTCCAGATGGACATCAAGGTTGCCGGTATCACGCCGCAGATCATGGAAACCGCCCTGGCACAGGCCAAGGAAGGCCGGATGCACATTCTGGGCGAGATGGGCAAAGCCCTGTCCGAGACCAACGATTTCTCGGTCCACGCCCCGCGCATCGAGACCATGAACATCCCGACGGACAAGATCCGCGAAGTGATCGGCTCGGGCGGCAAGGTCATCCGCGAGATCGTCGAGGTTTCGGGTGCCAAGGTCGACATCAACGACGATGGCGTGATCAAGATCGCCTCGCCCGATGGTGAGTCGATCAAGAAGGCCTATGACATGATCCATTCGATCGTGGCAGAACCTGAAGAAGGTCAGATCTACACCGGTAAAGTGGTCAAGATCGTCGACTTCGGTGCCTTCGTGAACTTCTTTGGCAAGCGCGACGGTCTGGTCCACGTGTCCCAGATCGAAAACCGCCGCCTGAACCATCCGTCGGATGTTCTGAAAGAAGGTCAGGAAGTCAAAGTCAAACTTCTGGGCTTTGACGATCGCGGTAAGGTGCGCCTGTCGATGAAAGTCGTCGATCAGGAAACCGGCGAAGAGATCGTTCCGGAAAAGAAAGAAAAGAAAGAGGAAAACGCAGAGTAA
- a CDS encoding DUF1326 domain-containing protein, which translates to MAFTDWYVEGESFGNCNCGYACPCQFEELPTHGDCRGFEVLEISSGYFGETDLSGTKAALIYAWPGPIFEGGGEMQVIVDPAASPAQRDALEKVFHGEETEEMATHWYVFRAMCETVHDTLYLPIKLEMDIEGRTASVTVGDVLKSTGRPIQAPHGGGEHRVRIDIPGGIEFTIAEIGSASTRADAAIKLDLKDSYGQWHLLKHGPGGVAH; encoded by the coding sequence ATGGCTTTTACAGATTGGTACGTCGAGGGAGAAAGCTTCGGAAACTGCAACTGCGGCTATGCCTGCCCCTGCCAGTTCGAGGAATTGCCGACGCATGGCGATTGCCGCGGCTTCGAGGTGCTTGAAATATCCTCCGGATATTTTGGCGAAACGGATCTGAGTGGAACCAAGGCTGCGTTGATCTATGCATGGCCAGGGCCAATATTCGAGGGTGGCGGCGAAATGCAGGTGATCGTCGACCCCGCGGCGTCACCGGCGCAGCGCGATGCGCTGGAAAAAGTCTTTCACGGCGAAGAAACCGAAGAGATGGCAACCCATTGGTACGTGTTCCGAGCCATGTGTGAGACGGTGCACGACACGCTGTACCTGCCGATCAAGCTTGAGATGGATATCGAAGGACGAACGGCCAGCGTTACCGTTGGCGACGTTCTAAAGTCGACCGGGCGCCCGATTCAGGCCCCGCATGGTGGCGGCGAACACCGTGTACGCATCGATATTCCCGGTGGGATCGAATTCACCATTGCCGAGATCGGCAGCGCCTCGACCCGAGCCGATGCGGCGATCAAACTGGATCTGAAAGACAGCTACGGCCAGTGGCACCTGTTGAAACATGGCCCCGGTGGTGTCGCGCACTGA
- a CDS encoding PepSY domain-containing protein yields METLKLLTLTGLIATAPVLALANVGLGDKLGTSEADIRAALEAQGYQIEEIEFEGGKIEVELTKDGVETELVLSDTDGVVTAIELEEDDD; encoded by the coding sequence ATGGAAACCTTGAAACTGCTGACACTGACGGGATTGATCGCAACCGCACCGGTTCTTGCTTTGGCCAATGTCGGACTGGGCGACAAACTGGGCACAAGCGAAGCCGATATCCGCGCGGCGCTTGAAGCCCAGGGGTACCAGATCGAAGAGATCGAATTCGAAGGTGGGAAGATCGAGGTTGAACTCACCAAGGATGGCGTGGAAACTGAACTGGTTCTGTCTGACACGGACGGGGTGGTGACGGCCATCGAGCTCGAAGAGGACGACGACTGA
- a CDS encoding helix-turn-helix transcriptional regulator: MKVPQTSLLWLLLVVQALCAAFFMTDALLDWTGGDGAGFRHLHSFELFLSLALVGGLSATIALIRSQSRRVRDMQRQLQVAQGAFAQVIETQFSEWQLSEAERDVAMLTIKGLSIAEIAEMRQTKEGTIKAQSAAVYRKAGVSSRVQLLSFFVDELLSEPLVRDVP; encoded by the coding sequence ATGAAAGTACCTCAAACGTCTTTGCTCTGGCTCCTTCTGGTGGTGCAGGCCCTCTGCGCCGCCTTTTTCATGACGGATGCACTGCTGGATTGGACAGGCGGCGACGGCGCGGGATTTCGTCACCTTCATTCGTTCGAACTGTTTCTGTCGCTGGCGCTTGTCGGCGGCCTGAGCGCCACGATCGCCCTGATCCGTTCCCAGTCCAGACGGGTGCGCGATATGCAGCGGCAACTGCAAGTGGCGCAAGGGGCTTTCGCCCAGGTCATCGAAACCCAGTTCAGCGAGTGGCAGCTCAGTGAGGCTGAGCGCGACGTTGCCATGCTGACGATCAAGGGTCTTTCCATCGCGGAAATCGCCGAAATGCGACAGACGAAAGAAGGGACGATCAAGGCCCAAAGCGCCGCGGTCTATCGAAAGGCGGGCGTTTCCAGCAGGGTGCAGTTGCTCAGTTTTTTTGTCGACGAACTCCTGTCAGAACCCTTGGTCAGGGATGTGCCCTGA
- a CDS encoding outer membrane protein encodes MFTRLILASSALAISATALAAQSLGDGTYIHGFIGYSQLQDSDFTGTIGGATQSVDTEFDAGFGLGLAIGKEIPQWSNDIIGTRIELELSYSESDVDGVNFTGNGPGPEGNISGDVTQTSLFANLLFDFKQAGALTPFAGFGLGATYSDLDFSYGPGVALNDTDTTLAAQLIAGVAYDINASTAFTIDARYARAFDVSSQRLAPNGALTGNVEDDLDTFSINFGLRHNF; translated from the coding sequence ATGTTCACGCGCCTCATTCTCGCCTCTTCGGCTCTGGCGATCAGCGCAACGGCGCTTGCCGCGCAGAGCCTGGGCGATGGCACCTATATTCACGGCTTCATCGGCTACAGCCAGCTACAGGACAGCGATTTCACCGGGACGATCGGTGGCGCGACGCAATCGGTAGATACCGAATTCGACGCAGGTTTCGGACTGGGCCTCGCGATAGGCAAGGAAATCCCGCAATGGTCCAACGACATCATCGGAACGCGGATCGAGCTGGAACTGTCTTACAGCGAAAGTGACGTGGATGGTGTGAACTTTACCGGCAATGGTCCGGGGCCCGAGGGCAATATCTCGGGCGACGTCACGCAGACCTCTTTATTTGCCAATCTGCTGTTCGATTTCAAACAGGCCGGCGCGCTGACACCGTTTGCCGGGTTTGGTCTGGGGGCCACCTATTCGGATCTGGATTTTTCTTACGGGCCGGGTGTGGCGCTGAACGACACCGACACCACCTTGGCCGCCCAGCTGATCGCCGGTGTGGCATATGACATCAACGCGTCGACAGCGTTCACGATTGACGCCCGTTACGCCCGCGCCTTTGATGTTTCGTCGCAGCGCCTGGCCCCCAACGGAGCTTTGACCGGCAACGTAGAGGACGATCTGGATACTTTCAGCATCAATTTCGGACTTCGCCATAATTTCTGA
- a CDS encoding peroxiredoxin: MGLRINDTVPNFTAETDQGTIQFHDWIGDSWAILFSHPKDFTPVCTTEFSAVAQLNDEWAARNTKVIGVSVDGVEDHKKWKKDIEEYGKANPGFPIIADDGLAVSKAFDMLPAEAYLPDGRTPADSATVRSVFIIGPDKQLKLSMTYPMTVGRNFAEILRALDGLQMSAKGVATPANWVPGEDVIIPPTVSNEDAKAKFGEFETIFPYLRKTKAPS; the protein is encoded by the coding sequence AGAAACGGATCAGGGCACCATTCAGTTTCACGACTGGATTGGCGACAGCTGGGCCATTCTGTTCTCGCACCCAAAGGATTTTACACCTGTTTGCACCACCGAGTTTTCGGCCGTTGCGCAGTTGAATGACGAATGGGCCGCGCGCAACACCAAGGTGATCGGCGTATCGGTCGATGGTGTCGAAGACCACAAAAAGTGGAAGAAGGACATCGAAGAATACGGCAAGGCCAACCCCGGTTTCCCGATCATCGCCGATGACGGTTTGGCCGTGTCCAAAGCCTTCGACATGCTGCCCGCAGAAGCCTATCTGCCCGACGGTCGCACTCCGGCTGACAGCGCCACCGTGCGTTCGGTTTTCATCATCGGCCCGGACAAGCAACTGAAACTGTCGATGACCTATCCGATGACCGTGGGTCGAAACTTTGCCGAGATCCTGCGCGCTCTGGACGGGCTGCAAATGTCGGCCAAGGGCGTTGCGACACCTGCCAACTGGGTGCCGGGTGAAGACGTGATCATCCCGCCAACCGTGTCGAACGAAGACGCCAAGGCCAAGTTTGGCGAGTTCGAAACGATCTTCCCCTATCTGCGCAAGACCAAAGCGCCGTCGTAA